The following coding sequences lie in one bacterium genomic window:
- a CDS encoding ATP-binding cassette domain-containing protein codes for MATTETNALRAGGEPPRIAVRGLRKSFDGRPVLRGVDLEVFRGESVAILGASGGGKSVLLKHVIGLLRPDDGTVEIDGRDMSGAGEREWRDARRLFGMAFQEGALFDSLDVFENVAFPLRRHTKMKEPEIRARVRECLDIVQLPQGVESKATNQLSGGMRRRVGFARAIAAQPEILLFDEPNTGLDPITSAVIDLDIQLMRERLPVTVVTITHDVRSVFRIATRIAMLRDGKILAAAPPEEFRRLPDPYIQKFLAGEPLEEEDR; via the coding sequence ATGGCGACGACGGAAACCAACGCGCTTCGGGCCGGCGGCGAGCCGCCGCGGATCGCCGTGCGCGGCCTGCGCAAGTCGTTCGACGGCCGGCCGGTGCTGCGCGGCGTGGACCTCGAGGTCTTCCGCGGGGAGTCGGTGGCGATCCTCGGCGCGTCGGGCGGCGGCAAGAGCGTGCTGCTCAAGCACGTCATCGGCCTGCTGCGCCCCGACGACGGCACGGTGGAGATCGACGGCCGCGACATGAGCGGCGCCGGCGAGCGGGAGTGGCGCGACGCGCGGCGGCTGTTCGGCATGGCCTTCCAGGAAGGGGCGCTCTTCGACTCGCTCGACGTCTTCGAGAACGTCGCCTTCCCGCTGCGCCGCCACACGAAGATGAAGGAGCCGGAGATCCGGGCCCGCGTGCGGGAGTGCCTCGACATCGTGCAGCTCCCGCAGGGCGTCGAGTCGAAGGCCACGAACCAGCTCTCCGGCGGCATGCGGCGCCGCGTCGGCTTCGCCCGGGCGATCGCCGCCCAGCCGGAGATCCTGCTCTTCGACGAGCCGAACACCGGGCTCGACCCGATCACCAGCGCCGTGATCGACCTCGACATCCAGCTGATGCGCGAACGCCTGCCGGTGACGGTGGTCACGATCACCCACGACGTGCGCTCCGTCTTCCGCATCGCGACGCGGATCGCCATGCTGCGCGACGGGAAGATCCTCGCCGCCGCCCCGCCCGAGGAGTTCCGCCGGCTCCCCGACCCGTACATCCAGAAGTTCCTCGCCGGCGAGCCGCTCGAGGAGGAGGATCGATGA